The following proteins are co-located in the Alcaligenes faecalis genome:
- a CDS encoding EAL domain-containing protein, with protein sequence MEHARCVLIVLEEGEGLHYWQEQLRVFGTKTSVVRSLEQVAEARLSQADLLLFPVEAGYVPLMVAKLRNDFGSLGVVAVQSGLSASARVQLLLTGADACLALDVQAPELMAWCHAVRRRNVYAAVDASQAAHETQDHSGQQEWVLRDKGWTLVAPNGVGLELTHSERQLMDAFIRHADARFSREDLMRDKGLAASDSRAVDSLISRLRRKASQAGVALPIKSVHGWGYTFTGKLTAQQEPQDTEIMEFYAPRIEQEAAQPTQMELLRALETLDVLDLQASEALSFSYQLRVSTSTGQYSGVDAQVFWTAPTGLRLSSDLVLRHMPDLIRRQALCEWMLRTLMADVRRWWQEYSLRASHIGLKLPVDMLLPIYKHMPAMLRQFELQPCCVELDLFSDEELEETPELFQALQFLKEQDFQVWLTSTDIENNRLNRLRGWPIRGVKLEAEVIQRACREPTFKALLETGCHLLSEQGFEVVIKGVDNLEQRDLALGLELGHYQGRLTSELMSEDGFLLTLASSEPSFAQGHEASRRLSGSVL encoded by the coding sequence ATGGAACATGCACGCTGCGTGTTGATCGTTTTGGAAGAAGGCGAGGGCTTGCATTACTGGCAGGAGCAATTGCGGGTTTTCGGTACCAAGACAAGCGTTGTCAGATCCTTGGAGCAGGTAGCCGAGGCACGCCTGAGTCAGGCTGATTTGTTGCTGTTCCCCGTCGAGGCGGGCTACGTGCCGTTAATGGTGGCCAAATTGCGCAATGACTTCGGCTCTTTGGGCGTTGTGGCCGTTCAGTCCGGTTTGTCTGCCAGTGCGCGAGTACAACTGTTGCTGACGGGGGCAGATGCCTGTCTGGCTTTGGATGTGCAAGCTCCCGAGCTGATGGCCTGGTGTCATGCTGTGCGCCGCCGGAATGTTTATGCGGCTGTGGATGCCTCCCAGGCCGCGCACGAGACTCAGGATCATAGCGGGCAGCAGGAATGGGTCTTGCGAGACAAGGGCTGGACGCTGGTGGCTCCCAATGGTGTCGGCCTGGAGCTGACGCATAGCGAGCGTCAATTAATGGATGCATTTATACGGCATGCCGATGCCCGTTTCAGCCGTGAAGACCTGATGCGCGACAAGGGATTGGCTGCCAGCGACAGCCGTGCCGTGGATTCTTTGATCAGCCGTTTGCGCCGCAAGGCCAGCCAGGCGGGTGTGGCCTTGCCGATCAAGTCGGTGCATGGCTGGGGCTATACCTTTACGGGTAAATTAACCGCCCAGCAAGAGCCGCAAGATACCGAAATTATGGAGTTTTACGCCCCGCGAATCGAGCAAGAAGCGGCCCAGCCTACGCAGATGGAGCTGCTGCGTGCCTTGGAAACGCTGGATGTGCTCGATCTCCAGGCCAGCGAAGCACTGTCTTTTTCTTATCAGTTGCGTGTGTCCACGAGTACGGGTCAGTACAGTGGTGTGGATGCTCAGGTGTTCTGGACAGCGCCTACCGGCCTGCGTTTGTCCTCGGATCTGGTGCTGCGTCATATGCCGGACTTGATTCGCCGCCAGGCTTTGTGTGAATGGATGCTGCGCACCTTGATGGCCGATGTGCGTCGTTGGTGGCAGGAGTATTCGCTGCGTGCCAGCCATATTGGCCTGAAACTGCCTGTCGATATGCTGCTTCCCATCTATAAGCACATGCCTGCTATGTTGCGTCAGTTTGAATTGCAGCCTTGCTGCGTGGAGCTGGATTTGTTCAGCGACGAGGAGCTGGAAGAAACGCCGGAACTGTTCCAGGCCCTGCAGTTCCTGAAGGAGCAGGACTTTCAGGTCTGGCTGACGAGTACTGATATTGAAAACAACAGGCTCAACCGTTTGCGCGGCTGGCCGATCCGTGGCGTTAAGCTGGAGGCGGAGGTCATTCAGCGCGCATGCCGTGAGCCCACGTTCAAGGCTTTGCTGGAGACCGGATGCCATTTGCTGAGCGAGCAAGGTTTTGAGGTTGTCATTAAAGGTGTAGATAACCTGGAGCAGCGTGATCTGGCTTTGGGGCTGGAGTTGGGGCATTATCAGGGCCGTTTGACCTCGGAGCTAATGTCCGAAGACGGTTTCTTGCTGACGCTAGCCAGCAGTGAGCCTTCTTTTGCCCAAGGTCACGAAGCCTCCCGACGCTTGAGCGGGAGTGTTTTGTAA
- a CDS encoding methyl-accepting chemotaxis protein has translation MMRLGLKQKLWLPLILGLTALAAVFAFVNYQLYQAQMQERKSSLQHIVNIAVNITQDYQQLVSKGVLSKDEAQKQALQRIGSIRFGQEGYVSVLSTDVVSIMNPTRPDLDGQDVSAVVDSNGVHPFAEMSRIARDDGEGFLEYHWPKLTDKSNAPKLAYGKGVAQWDWVLTSGVYIDNIKASFQSNLLSSSVVFLLIIVLVSAVTVFLARQILAELGAEPTVLHGAAQAIADGDLRVAHSLRSIPDNSVMASLEQMRLKLNDVMHTLQHSSAVIADDTSQLSVGNLELSSRTTQQAAALQETASAMEEMTGTVRMSEENAMRAEEVSSQVQKTAQHGGQMVSELVDRMDAIRDSSSKVADITTVINSIAFQTNILALNAAVEAARAGEQGRGFAVVAGEVRALAQRTTASAQEIAQLVEASSDSTREGAKLMGQVGEVIDEMVTGSSQVMTIVHEIAASTREQTIGIEQINVAVGQLDSATQQNAEMVNQVAHTSSELQDQVQELDRLIQAFRLE, from the coding sequence ATGATGCGTTTGGGTTTGAAACAGAAATTGTGGTTACCATTGATCTTGGGCTTGACGGCTTTGGCGGCGGTTTTTGCGTTTGTGAACTATCAGCTCTATCAGGCACAGATGCAAGAGCGAAAAAGTAGTTTGCAGCATATCGTCAATATTGCCGTAAACATTACGCAGGACTACCAGCAACTGGTCAGCAAAGGCGTCCTTAGCAAGGACGAGGCGCAAAAACAGGCACTGCAACGCATCGGCAGTATCCGCTTTGGACAGGAAGGTTACGTGTCGGTGTTATCCACTGACGTCGTGTCCATTATGAACCCCACCCGACCGGATCTCGATGGTCAGGACGTCAGCGCCGTGGTCGATAGTAATGGCGTACACCCTTTTGCCGAAATGAGCCGTATTGCTCGTGATGATGGCGAAGGGTTTCTGGAGTACCACTGGCCCAAACTTACCGACAAGAGTAATGCTCCCAAACTGGCCTATGGTAAAGGGGTGGCCCAGTGGGACTGGGTGCTGACCTCGGGTGTGTATATCGACAATATCAAGGCCAGTTTTCAGAGCAACCTGCTGAGCTCCTCGGTGGTGTTTTTGTTGATTATTGTGTTGGTGTCGGCAGTTACCGTGTTTCTTGCGCGGCAGATTCTTGCTGAGCTGGGTGCTGAACCCACCGTTTTGCATGGCGCTGCCCAAGCCATTGCTGATGGTGACTTGCGGGTTGCTCATTCTCTGCGTTCGATTCCAGACAATAGCGTGATGGCGTCCCTCGAGCAGATGCGTTTGAAGTTGAATGACGTTATGCACACCTTGCAGCACAGCAGCGCAGTGATTGCAGACGATACCTCGCAACTGTCCGTGGGCAATCTGGAGCTGTCCAGTCGCACCACTCAACAGGCTGCGGCCTTGCAGGAAACAGCGTCGGCCATGGAAGAGATGACGGGCACAGTGCGCATGAGCGAAGAAAATGCCATGCGAGCCGAGGAGGTCTCCAGCCAAGTGCAGAAAACCGCTCAGCATGGTGGTCAGATGGTCAGTGAGCTGGTGGATCGCATGGATGCGATTCGTGACTCCAGCAGCAAGGTGGCAGACATTACGACGGTGATTAACTCGATTGCTTTCCAGACCAATATTCTGGCCTTGAATGCGGCTGTGGAAGCAGCACGGGCCGGTGAGCAAGGTCGAGGCTTTGCAGTGGTAGCCGGTGAAGTGCGTGCCTTGGCGCAGCGCACCACGGCCTCTGCTCAGGAGATTGCTCAATTGGTGGAGGCGTCTTCCGACAGTACTCGGGAAGGGGCGAAGTTGATGGGACAGGTGGGCGAGGTGATCGACGAGATGGTCACTGGCAGTTCGCAAGTGATGACGATTGTGCATGAGATTGCCGCTTCTACCCGTGAGCAAACGATTGGTATCGAGCAAATTAATGTGGCCGTTGGGCAGTTGGATTCAGCCACCCAACAAAACGCGGAGATGGTGAATCAGGTGGCACACACCTCCAGCGAGTTGCAGGACCAGGTGCAAGAGCTGGATCGTTTGATTCAGGCTTTCCGCCTGGAGTGA
- a CDS encoding alpha/beta hydrolase-fold protein, translated as MLRAPVVAVLMVGMFGSAWAATLPSAQGEVQAHEHHERILSLQHNDLVQGSWQHSGDVALELFGPDGQAIRHWADEPGRDGSFGFIASTAGEYRLRVLGQGEYQWQVKSVTAPQTPVQAEPLQGDVIRQWSMRLRAGESSRGFWDYVQRVGSPLVERYSNTHDRVTFVWRGARNEVRLHGGPFSYSDRMHRLGESDIWYITYDLPRDARFAYRMAPDVPYVGQNLAREVLRAALQRDPLNSRALPENSKDLFDGESVLRLTQAPAQVVSLESQQLGQGQWRTERLPSEALGVERQVQIYQPAGTRAQDIDHTLILFDGRDYRDLARAPAMLDSLIAQGRVEPMWLVLVDNPGMAERARELPPNEAYIQFLDTELMPWLQAQGVQSAADKTAIGGSSYGGLAAMHAAWRLPQWFGNVLSMSGSFWWAPAGQARGQWLTRQMADSPAVPVKIYMSAGVFESSGSSRDVSLVQANRHLDDVLRARGYDVRYVESATAHDFVAWRDALALGLEHLFGVEHEEAPAERKR; from the coding sequence ATGTTGCGCGCACCTGTTGTTGCTGTATTGATGGTGGGAATGTTTGGGTCGGCTTGGGCGGCTACGCTGCCCTCAGCGCAGGGTGAGGTTCAGGCGCACGAACATCATGAACGCATACTGAGTTTGCAGCACAATGATCTGGTGCAAGGCAGTTGGCAGCACAGTGGTGATGTGGCGCTGGAATTGTTCGGCCCGGATGGCCAGGCGATTCGTCACTGGGCGGATGAGCCGGGACGGGATGGTTCTTTTGGTTTTATTGCCAGTACAGCAGGCGAGTATCGTTTGCGTGTGCTGGGGCAGGGTGAGTATCAGTGGCAGGTGAAATCCGTCACAGCGCCGCAAACGCCCGTTCAGGCCGAGCCTTTGCAAGGTGATGTGATCCGCCAGTGGAGCATGCGTTTGCGGGCGGGTGAGTCGTCTCGCGGTTTCTGGGACTATGTGCAACGTGTAGGTTCACCTTTGGTGGAACGCTACAGCAATACGCATGATCGCGTCACGTTTGTCTGGCGCGGTGCCCGAAACGAGGTTCGTCTGCATGGTGGGCCCTTCTCGTATAGCGATCGTATGCATCGCTTGGGTGAGTCTGATATCTGGTATATCACCTACGATTTGCCGCGTGATGCCCGCTTTGCCTATCGCATGGCACCGGATGTGCCTTATGTAGGCCAGAATCTGGCACGTGAAGTGTTGCGTGCGGCCTTGCAGCGGGACCCGCTTAATTCCAGGGCGCTGCCGGAGAACAGCAAGGATCTGTTCGATGGCGAGTCGGTCTTGCGTTTGACGCAGGCACCGGCCCAGGTGGTGAGTCTGGAGTCGCAACAGTTGGGACAGGGGCAATGGCGTACGGAACGCCTGCCCAGCGAGGCTTTGGGTGTGGAGCGGCAGGTGCAGATTTATCAGCCTGCTGGCACTCGAGCCCAGGACATTGATCACACCTTGATTTTGTTTGATGGCCGTGACTATCGGGATTTGGCGCGCGCGCCCGCCATGCTGGATTCCTTGATTGCGCAGGGGCGCGTGGAGCCTATGTGGTTAGTCCTGGTGGACAACCCGGGCATGGCGGAGCGGGCACGGGAGTTGCCGCCGAATGAGGCTTATATCCAGTTTCTGGACACGGAGCTGATGCCTTGGTTGCAGGCCCAAGGGGTGCAGTCGGCAGCGGACAAGACGGCGATTGGCGGTTCCAGCTATGGGGGTTTGGCGGCCATGCATGCGGCTTGGCGTTTGCCGCAGTGGTTTGGCAATGTTTTGAGTATGTCCGGCTCGTTTTGGTGGGCTCCCGCTGGCCAGGCGCGTGGGCAGTGGCTGACGCGGCAGATGGCGGATTCGCCTGCTGTGCCGGTGAAGATTTATATGAGCGCCGGGGTGTTTGAGTCCTCAGGCTCCAGCCGGGATGTCAGCCTGGTGCAGGCTAATCGCCATTTGGATGATGTGCTGCGGGCCCGGGGGTATGACGTGCGTTACGTGGAAAGTGCGACGGCGCATGATTTCGTGGCGTGGAGGGATGCGTTGGCGCTGGGGCTGGAGCATTTGTTTGGGGTTGAACATGAAGAGGCTCCGGCTGAGCGGAAGAGGTAG
- a CDS encoding IS110 family transposase, whose amino-acid sequence MKITTLGIDLAKHVFQLHGVDEQGQTVLRKQLKRDQMATFFATLPVCLIGMEACGSAHHWARKLESFGHTVRLIAPQFVKPYVKTNKNDAADAEAICEAVARPNMRFVPIKNIEQQSVLALHRARQGFVRARTAQANQIRGLLAEFGLIVPQGISHLHTRVPALLEQANQELTGSFRLLILRLLDHLKELDKQVHELERQIKAWHKANEASCRLEKIAGIGPITASALVATIGDAKNFTNGRQLAAWLGLVPKQHSSGGKSVLLGISKRGDQYLRTLLIHGARAVIYRARQAAEPTGWLQRLLQRSHTNVAAVALANKNARIVWALLANQRTFQPDYTPDGS is encoded by the coding sequence ATGAAGATTACGACACTGGGTATCGATCTGGCAAAGCACGTTTTTCAACTGCACGGCGTTGATGAACAAGGCCAAACCGTATTAAGAAAACAGCTCAAACGCGACCAGATGGCCACGTTCTTCGCTACCTTACCGGTCTGCCTTATTGGCATGGAAGCATGTGGCAGTGCGCATCATTGGGCCCGTAAATTAGAATCGTTCGGACATACCGTACGCTTGATTGCCCCTCAGTTTGTTAAACCCTACGTTAAAACCAACAAGAACGATGCTGCTGATGCCGAAGCCATCTGCGAGGCAGTGGCTCGGCCTAACATGCGGTTTGTACCGATCAAAAATATCGAACAACAGTCCGTCTTGGCCTTGCACCGGGCTCGACAAGGGTTCGTACGGGCACGGACCGCACAGGCCAATCAGATCCGCGGATTGCTGGCTGAGTTCGGGCTGATCGTCCCACAGGGAATCTCTCACCTGCATACACGTGTCCCTGCGCTACTCGAGCAGGCGAATCAGGAGCTGACAGGCTCATTTCGATTACTCATACTCCGGCTCCTGGATCACTTAAAAGAACTGGATAAACAGGTCCATGAGTTGGAGCGGCAGATTAAAGCCTGGCATAAGGCCAATGAAGCGAGCTGCCGACTTGAGAAAATTGCGGGCATTGGCCCGATCACCGCCAGTGCCTTGGTTGCCACGATCGGCGATGCCAAAAACTTCACCAATGGCCGACAGTTAGCCGCGTGGCTAGGCTTAGTGCCCAAGCAGCACTCCAGTGGTGGCAAGTCCGTGCTCCTGGGAATCAGCAAACGAGGAGATCAATATCTGCGTACCTTGTTAATTCATGGCGCTCGAGCGGTAATCTATCGTGCGCGGCAAGCCGCAGAGCCCACCGGTTGGCTACAACGACTCTTGCAGCGATCTCACACCAACGTAGCGGCGGTTGCATTAGCCAACAAAAATGCCCGTATCGTCTGGGCGTTACTGGCCAATCAACGAACCTTCCAGCCTGACTATACGCCTGACGGCTCATAG
- a CDS encoding transporter, with protein sequence MNKTIAAVVLGAGTLGAGPAYAIEGNGLPIYPDGLENFMSGALPPPGVHLLMYGGAMRYDSVRDQNGDKLPIPDFKVDVAMVAPRLVWVTDQQVLGGQLAFHALAPLLTVKAQAAGQSQRRSGLGDVVFGPALGFHPSEKMHYILGVDFVAPTGRYKVTDSANLGRNYWAIQPAAAFSYTQPSGINWDLKMMVDFNFRNSDTETRTGKAIHADYAVGWGFGNGLVLGVGGYAYQQIESDRGPMAGDSKARAFAIGPSLRYANDKGLLITAKYQQDLGVRGRPEGKQFFVKVAVPF encoded by the coding sequence ATCAATAAAACAATAGCAGCCGTTGTACTGGGAGCAGGCACATTGGGCGCCGGTCCAGCCTATGCCATTGAGGGTAATGGCCTGCCCATTTATCCCGACGGTTTGGAAAATTTCATGAGTGGCGCTCTGCCACCACCCGGTGTTCACTTGCTGATGTACGGCGGTGCCATGCGTTATGACTCGGTACGCGACCAGAACGGCGACAAGTTGCCTATTCCCGACTTCAAAGTGGATGTGGCGATGGTTGCGCCTCGTTTGGTTTGGGTGACGGACCAGCAAGTGTTGGGTGGCCAATTGGCATTTCACGCGCTGGCTCCCTTGTTGACGGTCAAGGCGCAAGCTGCTGGCCAGTCCCAGCGCCGCAGTGGTCTGGGTGATGTGGTGTTTGGTCCTGCTTTGGGCTTTCACCCCAGCGAGAAGATGCACTACATCCTGGGCGTGGACTTTGTGGCTCCGACTGGCCGCTACAAGGTGACCGACAGCGCCAACCTGGGCCGCAACTACTGGGCCATTCAGCCCGCTGCTGCGTTCAGCTACACGCAGCCCAGCGGCATCAACTGGGATTTGAAGATGATGGTGGACTTCAACTTCCGTAATAGCGACACCGAAACCCGCACGGGTAAGGCCATTCACGCCGACTACGCCGTGGGCTGGGGTTTTGGCAATGGTCTGGTGCTGGGGGTGGGTGGTTACGCCTATCAACAGATTGAAAGCGACCGTGGCCCAATGGCTGGCGACAGCAAGGCGCGAGCCTTCGCGATTGGCCCCAGCCTGCGTTACGCCAATGACAAAGGTCTGCTGATTACGGCCAAGTACCAGCAGGATCTGGGTGTGCGTGGCCGTCCGGAAGGAAAACAATTTTTTGTAAAAGTGGCGGTGCCTTTCTAA
- a CDS encoding SDR family oxidoreductase — MKGLKDKVVIVTGGATRVGAGVVEVLMGYGARVAVFDIDAAGGQKAVGNDAAKAKFWDVDITSDDSLNAAIEQVKAHFGRVDGLVNLACSYLDEGMASSREDWLKALDINLVSAVQAAKAVRPLLPRGGSIVNFTSISSSIAQTGRWLYPVSKAALLQLTRSMALDFAPDGIRVNSVSPGWIWSRVMDELTGGDRAKTDRVASAFHMLGRVGDPQEVGEVVSFLLSDSASFVTGADYAVDGGYSAMGPEQGVPAIPKLAE, encoded by the coding sequence ATGAAAGGACTGAAGGATAAGGTAGTCATCGTGACCGGCGGTGCAACGCGTGTAGGCGCGGGCGTGGTCGAGGTGCTGATGGGCTACGGCGCACGTGTGGCCGTATTTGATATTGACGCCGCCGGTGGTCAGAAAGCGGTAGGCAACGATGCCGCCAAAGCCAAATTCTGGGACGTGGACATTACCAGCGATGACAGTCTGAATGCCGCCATCGAGCAGGTCAAGGCGCATTTTGGCCGTGTGGATGGCCTGGTCAATCTGGCCTGTTCCTATCTGGATGAGGGTATGGCTTCCAGCCGTGAAGACTGGCTCAAGGCCTTGGACATCAACCTGGTCAGTGCCGTGCAAGCGGCCAAGGCCGTGCGTCCCTTGTTGCCGCGTGGTGGTTCCATCGTCAACTTCACGTCCATTTCATCGTCGATCGCTCAAACCGGCCGCTGGTTGTACCCGGTCTCCAAGGCTGCCTTGTTGCAACTGACACGCAGCATGGCGCTGGACTTTGCTCCTGATGGTATTCGCGTGAACTCGGTCTCGCCCGGCTGGATCTGGTCGCGCGTGATGGACGAGCTGACGGGGGGCGACCGTGCCAAAACCGACCGCGTGGCCTCGGCATTTCACATGCTGGGACGCGTGGGTGATCCTCAGGAAGTCGGTGAAGTGGTCTCCTTCCTGTTGTCGGACTCCGCCAGTTTCGTGACCGGAGCCGATTACGCCGTGGACGGCGGTTACTCGGCCATGGGGCCCGAGCAAGGTGTACCCGCCATTCCCAAATTGGCTGAATAA
- a CDS encoding styrene monooxygenase/indole monooxygenase family protein, with amino-acid sequence MRKVAIVGAGQAGMPVAFGLLAQGYDVAVFTNRGPDDIRGGRVMSSQCMFAEALDVERRLGLNFWDDECPPVQGIGFALPNPDQPDTKAVDWSARLDREAQATDQRLKMPYWLELFEQRGGKLIMEDVGVAELERITQEYDLTMLAAGKGEVVKLFERDDQRSMYDKPQRALALTYVHGLEPTPEYSRVSFNFIPGVGEYFVFPSLTLSGPCDIMVFEGVPGGPLDRFRDAKTPEAHLEQSVSFLREFLPWEADRARNVELTDAQGYLSGAFPPTVRKPVLTLPSGRMVLGLGDAVVVNDPITGQGSNNAAKAAQVYLDSILQRGEGAFDRNWMQETFERYWDYANLVVRWTNSMLKPPTESSFALLTSAPQSPALAHFLANSFNHPPVLFPAWEDLNAAQALIEKTRGQSVAA; translated from the coding sequence ATGCGTAAAGTTGCTATTGTGGGCGCTGGCCAAGCTGGCATGCCCGTTGCATTTGGCCTTTTGGCCCAGGGCTACGACGTAGCCGTTTTCACCAACCGTGGTCCTGACGATATTCGTGGTGGCCGTGTGATGTCCAGTCAGTGCATGTTTGCCGAGGCGCTGGACGTCGAGCGCCGCCTGGGTCTGAACTTCTGGGACGACGAATGCCCTCCCGTACAAGGTATCGGTTTTGCCTTGCCCAACCCCGATCAGCCTGACACCAAGGCCGTGGACTGGAGTGCTCGCCTGGATCGTGAAGCCCAAGCCACCGACCAGCGCCTGAAAATGCCGTACTGGCTGGAGCTGTTTGAGCAGCGTGGCGGCAAGCTGATCATGGAAGATGTGGGCGTGGCCGAGCTGGAGCGTATCACCCAGGAATACGATCTGACCATGCTGGCGGCCGGTAAAGGCGAGGTGGTCAAACTGTTCGAGCGTGATGATCAGCGTTCCATGTACGACAAACCCCAGCGCGCTCTGGCCCTGACCTATGTACACGGTCTGGAGCCTACGCCTGAATACTCGCGCGTGTCCTTCAACTTCATCCCCGGTGTGGGCGAATACTTTGTGTTCCCGTCGCTGACCCTGTCCGGTCCTTGCGACATCATGGTGTTTGAAGGCGTGCCCGGTGGCCCGTTGGATCGCTTCCGCGATGCCAAGACTCCCGAGGCTCACCTGGAGCAAAGCGTGTCTTTCCTGCGCGAATTCTTGCCTTGGGAAGCCGACCGTGCCCGCAATGTGGAACTGACCGACGCCCAGGGTTACCTGTCTGGCGCCTTCCCTCCCACGGTACGCAAGCCTGTGTTGACCTTGCCTTCGGGCCGCATGGTGCTGGGTCTGGGCGATGCCGTGGTCGTGAACGACCCCATTACCGGCCAAGGTTCCAACAACGCCGCCAAAGCCGCCCAGGTGTATCTGGACAGCATTTTGCAACGTGGCGAAGGCGCGTTTGACCGTAACTGGATGCAGGAAACGTTCGAGCGTTACTGGGATTACGCCAATCTGGTGGTGCGCTGGACCAACTCCATGTTGAAGCCACCAACCGAGTCCTCGTTTGCCTTGTTGACCTCGGCCCCGCAGTCGCCTGCCCTGGCTCATTTCCTGGCCAACAGCTTTAACCACCCGCCGGTTCTGTTCCCGGCCTGGGAAGATCTGAATGCCGCCCAGGCATTGATCGAGAAGACTCGCGGCCAATCTGTGGCTGCCTGA